Below is a genomic region from Flavobacteriales bacterium.
AAAGGATTTGGAATACATGCTGAGTATATAACAAATTACCGGTGCAGCGAGTGAAAAATATGGAACAAGCGAATCGTTCGCCTTGCGTTTGCTGAGTATGCCAAAGAAGAAAAGTCCGAGTAAAGGACCATAAGTATAGGCAGCAACCGTAAGAATGGTATTGATGATGGCATCATTGTTCATCGCTTCGAAAATGAGAATAACCAGTAATAAGGCAATGGCAAAACCAATATGAATTCCGTTTCTCCATTTTCTTTTTTCTTGTTCTGACCGCGATTGCTGATCCATTTTCAGAATGTCGATATAAAACGAAGTGGTGAGGGTGGTGAGTACGGAATCTGCACTGGAGAAAGTAGCGGCGGTTAACCCGAGTATAAATACAATTCCCGCAAAAGAGCCCAGATGGTTTAAAGCGAGTTCCGGAAAAACTTTATCGGGAATTACATCACCTGTGGCGTTTAATGGAAGTGGAATGTGACTTTGCGCGTAGTATTGATAAATTAATACACCCAGCGACAAAAAGAAAAGATTTACAATCATCATCACAAAACTAAAACTGCGGATATTTTTTTGAGCTTCACCCAGTGTTTTGAGGCTGAGATTTTTTTGCATCATGTTTTGATCCAATCCCGTCATGGCAATGGAAGTGAGCATGCCGCCGATGAACATTTTAAAGAAAAACGATTTTTGGGTCCAGTCCCAGAAAAAGGTTGTTGAATTGGAATCATTTGCAATACGCGAAACCATTTCTCCGAATCCAATTTCCATGTTTTTCTGAATCGCATAAATGGAAAGGATTACCGCTAATAATAAAATTCCCGATTGCAGCACATCGGTCCACACCAATGTGCGTATCCCTCCCTTGAGTGTATACACCAGAATTAAAATGATAATGATGGAAACAGAAATGCTGAATGGAATATTTAATTGCTTCAAAACAAAATAGTGAATGACACCCGCAGCGAGATAGAGTCGACCGCCTGCTCCCAGCAAGCGTGAGATAAGAAAGAAAACAGATCCCGTTTTTTCGGCTTTGGGTCCGATTCTTACCCCCAGATACGAGTAAATGGAAGTAAGATTCATTTT
It encodes:
- a CDS encoding sodium:solute symporter yields the protein MDPFFVIAVLLFYFLLLVGISWITSRGADDNAYFLGSKKSPWIAVAFGMLGDSLSGVTFISVPGAVEKGDFSYLQLVFGYFAGYFVISEILLPLYYKMNLTSIYSYLGVRIGPKAEKTGSVFFLISRLLGAGGRLYLAAGVIHYFVLKQLNIPFSISVSIIIILILVYTLKGGIRTLVWTDVLQSGILLLAVILSIYAIQKNMEIGFGEMVSRIANDSNSTTFFWDWTQKSFFFKMFIGGMLTSIAMTGLDQNMMQKNLSLKTLGEAQKNIRSFSFVMMIVNLFFLSLGVLIYQYYAQSHIPLPLNATGDVIPDKVFPELALNHLGSFAGIVFILGLTAATFSSADSVLTTLTTSFYIDILKMDQQSRSEQEKRKWRNGIHIGFAIALLLVILIFEAMNNDAIINTILTVAAYTYGPLLGLFFFGILSKRKANDSLVPYFSLAAPVICYILSMYSKSFFDGYEFGYELLGLNGLLVYAGLHFTSEKA